A section of the Thermotoga caldifontis AZM44c09 genome encodes:
- a CDS encoding aldo/keto reductase, with product MGIPKRKLGERGPEVSAVGLGCMRMSFGQKKLPDRKEMIKLIRTAVELGINFFDTAEVYGPYTNEELVGEALEPFKGEVVIATKFGFELYEDGRPGWKGLNSRPEHIKKAVEGSLKRLRVEAIDILYQHRVDPAVPIEEVAGAVKELIEEGKVKHFGLCEASAETIRRAHKVCPVDVVQYEYSMWWRKPEEEILPTCEELGIGFVAYSPLGKGFLAGAIGENSEFDEEDIRSRIPRFQKENLKQNLALVELLKKIAERKGTTLSQVALAWLLAQKPWIVPIPGTTKLSHLLENIGGAFVELTPEELQGINDALSRIEIKGGRYPEEMEKMTYL from the coding sequence ATGGGTATTCCGAAGAGAAAACTTGGAGAGAGAGGACCTGAGGTTTCTGCCGTAGGGCTCGGCTGTATGAGAATGAGCTTCGGTCAGAAGAAACTTCCAGACAGAAAAGAGATGATCAAACTTATCAGAACGGCGGTGGAGCTCGGCATCAACTTTTTCGATACAGCAGAAGTTTACGGTCCTTACACGAACGAGGAACTCGTGGGCGAAGCACTCGAACCGTTCAAAGGTGAGGTCGTGATTGCAACGAAATTCGGTTTCGAGCTGTACGAAGATGGAAGGCCTGGCTGGAAAGGTCTCAACAGCAGACCGGAACACATCAAGAAGGCAGTGGAGGGTTCTTTAAAAAGGCTCAGGGTGGAAGCCATAGATATTCTCTACCAGCACAGGGTGGATCCAGCCGTTCCAATAGAAGAAGTGGCTGGGGCTGTAAAGGAACTCATAGAAGAGGGTAAGGTGAAGCACTTCGGACTTTGCGAAGCTTCTGCCGAAACGATAAGAAGGGCTCATAAAGTGTGTCCTGTCGATGTGGTGCAGTACGAGTACTCCATGTGGTGGAGAAAACCTGAAGAGGAAATACTTCCCACCTGCGAAGAACTGGGAATAGGCTTTGTGGCGTACAGTCCTCTGGGCAAAGGGTTTCTTGCAGGAGCCATAGGTGAAAACTCCGAGTTCGATGAGGAAGATATTCGAAGCAGGATTCCACGCTTTCAGAAAGAGAATTTGAAGCAAAACCTTGCACTCGTAGAACTCCTCAAAAAGATCGCTGAACGAAAGGGTACAACACTATCACAGGTAGCTCTCGCATGGCTTCTTGCACAGAAACCCTGGATAGTTCCCATACCTGGCACAACGAAACTGAGTCACCTTCTGGAAAACATCGGAGGGGCTTTCGTTGAACTCACACCGGAAGAACTCCAGGGAATAAACGATGCTCTCTCAAGAATAGAAATAAAAGGTGGAAGGTACCCTGAGGAGATGGAGAAGATGACGTATCTGTGA